From a region of the uncultured Jannaschia sp. genome:
- a CDS encoding thiamine diphosphokinase, whose product MPDSKPTVHRSVPFAPSGQTLVGGGPVSMPVLDEALSRAPRLIAADGGADALLTAGHVPDAVIGDMDSVSGAARAAFADRLVPIAEQDSTDFAKALRTAPAAFTLAVGFLGGRTDHTLACLTELARSGAPVVLLDAVDAIACAPADLALDLSPGTRVSLWPMGRVTGRSEGLQWPIDGLVLTPDGRVGTSNRATGPVRLHLEGPCLVLVPASALGALMEGLQFGPVRAEARSL is encoded by the coding sequence TTGCCAGATTCGAAACCAACCGTCCACCGATCCGTCCCTTTCGCGCCTTCGGGCCAGACGCTTGTCGGTGGGGGACCGGTTAGCATGCCCGTCCTTGACGAAGCCTTAAGCCGGGCGCCGCGGCTGATCGCGGCAGATGGCGGCGCGGATGCGCTCCTGACGGCCGGACATGTCCCCGACGCGGTGATCGGCGACATGGATTCGGTCTCCGGGGCGGCGCGCGCGGCCTTCGCGGACCGACTCGTCCCCATCGCCGAGCAGGATAGCACGGATTTCGCCAAGGCGCTCCGCACAGCACCGGCGGCCTTTACGCTGGCCGTGGGGTTCCTTGGCGGTCGCACCGACCACACGCTCGCCTGCCTGACCGAGCTTGCGCGGAGCGGCGCGCCGGTCGTGCTTCTGGATGCCGTCGACGCCATCGCCTGCGCGCCGGCCGATCTGGCGCTGGACCTCTCGCCGGGCACGCGCGTCTCGCTCTGGCCGATGGGACGGGTCACGGGGCGGTCCGAGGGTCTCCAGTGGCCGATCGACGGGCTGGTCCTGACCCCCGACGGGCGGGTGGGGACGTCGAATCGCGCGACAGGGCCGGTGCGCCTGCATCTCGAGGGGCCATGTCTCGTGCTGGTGCCCGCATCGGCACTCGGAGCGCTGATGGAGGGGCTCCAATTCGGGCCTGTCCGTGCGGAAGCCCGGTCGCTATAA
- the hflK gene encoding FtsH protease activity modulator HflK, protein MAGPGGPWGGGGNSGGGDDDRGSRPTGGRRPPTRGGQGGPNIPEIDELMKKGQDQLRVLMGGRSGGPRRPNGSGGGGGFEINRTTIGIGLLILVIAWLFMSFYRVQADQRSVELFFGDFSDIGEPGLNFAPWPVVTKEVLSVTSERTVAIGVNRGSRAEQGLMLTGDENVVDIDFQVVWNINDPAMFLFNLRDPEQTIRAVAESAMREIVARSQLAPILNRDRGIIAEELRLLIQATLDSYDSGMQVLRVNFDRADPPEQVIDAFREVQAAEQQRDRLQSEADAYANRVLAGARGEAAQLLEQAEGYRARVVNEAEGEASRFSAVLGEYALAPDVTRKRLYLETMEQVFGDVDKIIIDGNVGGNGGQGIVPYLPLNELRGGRTTQGGTN, encoded by the coding sequence ATGGCAGGACCTGGCGGCCCCTGGGGGGGCGGTGGAAATTCCGGCGGCGGCGACGACGATCGCGGCTCCCGACCGACCGGTGGGCGCAGGCCCCCGACCCGTGGTGGCCAGGGCGGCCCCAACATTCCCGAGATCGACGAGCTGATGAAAAAGGGCCAGGACCAGCTCCGCGTCCTGATGGGCGGTCGCAGCGGCGGGCCGCGTCGTCCCAACGGCTCCGGCGGGGGCGGCGGCTTCGAGATCAATCGCACGACCATCGGCATCGGCCTCCTGATCCTCGTGATCGCGTGGCTCTTCATGTCCTTCTACCGCGTGCAGGCCGACCAGCGCTCGGTCGAGCTGTTCTTCGGTGACTTCTCCGATATCGGCGAGCCGGGCCTCAACTTCGCGCCCTGGCCTGTCGTCACCAAGGAGGTCCTGTCGGTTACTTCGGAGCGGACGGTCGCCATCGGCGTCAACCGCGGCAGCCGCGCCGAACAGGGCCTGATGCTGACCGGCGACGAGAACGTCGTCGATATCGACTTTCAGGTCGTTTGGAACATCAACGACCCGGCCATGTTCCTCTTTAACCTGCGCGACCCCGAGCAGACCATCCGTGCCGTGGCCGAATCGGCCATGCGCGAGATCGTCGCCCGCTCGCAGCTCGCGCCGATCCTCAACCGCGACCGTGGCATCATCGCCGAGGAGCTGCGCCTGCTGATCCAGGCCACGCTCGACAGCTACGATTCGGGCATGCAGGTGCTGCGCGTGAACTTCGACCGCGCCGACCCGCCCGAGCAGGTCATCGACGCCTTCCGCGAGGTGCAGGCCGCCGAGCAGCAGCGCGATCGTCTGCAATCCGAGGCCGATGCCTATGCCAACCGGGTCCTTGCCGGCGCGCGTGGTGAGGCAGCACAGCTTCTCGAACAGGCCGAGGGTTATCGCGCCCGCGTGGTCAACGAGGCCGAAGGTGAGGCGTCGCGCTTCTCCGCCGTCCTGGGCGAGTATGCGCTGGCCCCCGATGTCACCCGCAAGCGGCTCTATCTCGAGACGATGGAGCAGGTCTTCGGCGACGTCGACAAGATCATCATCGACGGCAATGTCGGCGGCAATGGCGGGCAGGGCATCGTTCCGTACCTTCCGCTCAACGAGCTGCGCGGCGGGCGCACCACCCAAGGGGGAACCAACTGA
- a CDS encoding DUF2842 domain-containing protein: MALRYKTRKRLAFLILIVGLPLYVVVAVSVVNLFDRPPIWLEFVIYAALGILWVLPFKSIFRGVGQPDPDAPPRDD; this comes from the coding sequence ATGGCGCTCCGCTACAAGACCCGCAAACGCCTCGCCTTCCTGATCCTGATCGTCGGGCTGCCGCTTTACGTCGTGGTCGCGGTCTCGGTGGTGAACCTGTTCGACCGCCCGCCGATCTGGCTCGAATTCGTCATCTATGCCGCGCTGGGCATCCTCTGGGTCCTTCCGTTCAAGAGCATCTTCCGCGGCGTCGGCCAACCCGACCCGGATGCCCCGCCGCGCGACGACTAG
- the rpiA gene encoding ribose-5-phosphate isomerase RpiA, whose protein sequence is MAAKPNPIDMAKYVSAKRALDYVQDGMRVGLGTGSTAAWMVRCLGEMVRQDGLRVTGVPTSSRTADLARQCGVPVATLEDVKWLDLTIDGADEFDADLSLIKGGGGALLQEKIVATASDMMVVITDASKLVDHLGAFPLPVEVIPFGWQTTKALIEESLIGMDVAGRSVTLRLNRDAPYRTDEGNLILDLHLRRIGNPRQLALVLNQIPGVVENGLFLDMCDVVVVGTADGSVEVRDINRGTLTHEQIDIRDDDNLFVDVAD, encoded by the coding sequence ATGGCCGCCAAGCCCAATCCGATCGACATGGCAAAATACGTCTCGGCGAAGCGGGCGCTGGATTACGTGCAGGACGGGATGCGCGTCGGTCTGGGCACCGGTTCGACCGCCGCGTGGATGGTCCGGTGCTTGGGCGAGATGGTGCGCCAGGACGGCCTGCGCGTCACCGGCGTGCCGACCTCCAGCCGCACGGCTGACCTCGCGCGGCAATGCGGTGTGCCGGTGGCGACCCTCGAAGACGTCAAGTGGCTCGACCTGACGATCGATGGGGCCGACGAGTTCGATGCCGATCTCAGCCTGATCAAGGGCGGCGGCGGCGCGCTGTTGCAGGAGAAGATCGTGGCCACCGCGTCGGACATGATGGTCGTCATCACCGACGCCTCGAAGCTGGTCGATCACCTCGGCGCCTTCCCCCTGCCGGTCGAGGTCATCCCCTTCGGCTGGCAGACCACGAAGGCCCTGATCGAGGAGAGCCTGATCGGGATGGACGTCGCGGGCCGTTCAGTCACGCTGCGGCTCAACCGCGACGCGCCCTACCGCACGGACGAAGGCAACCTGATCCTCGATCTGCACCTGCGGCGCATCGGCAATCCGCGGCAACTGGCGCTGGTGCTCAACCAGATCCCCGGCGTGGTCGAGAACGGCCTTTTTCTCGACATGTGCGATGTCGTGGTGGTCGGGACGGCGGACGGGTCGGTCGAGGTGCGCGACATCAATCGCGGCACGCTGACCCACGAGCAGATCGACATTCGCGACGACGACAACTTGTTCGTGGACGTCGCCGACTGA
- the gorA gene encoding glutathione-disulfide reductase, translated as MEFDYDLFVLGGGSGGVRAARLTALDGHKVALAEESRMGGTCVIRGCVPKKLMVFASEMPWTVDLARNYGWDAEPGRFDWDAFRDRMHSELDRLENAYETNAEKAGVEIFKQRARLTDAHTVELADGTTKTAKHILIAVGGHPVRPDMENADLGIVSDDVFHLEALPKKLLIVGGGYIGCEFAGVFNGMGVETSMFIRKAQILRGFDDEARGHVADCMQQRGITIHTGCAPTAIEERDGGIWVKGSNGHEEVFDAMLWATGRKPNTKGLGLEEIGVELNRQGAICVDEYGQTAVPSIFALGDVIGKVELTPVAIREAVAFHKTVFKGEKTAMDYDLIPSATFTQPEMATCGLTEEEAEEKEPTDVYATAFRPMRQAFAGDEERVLFKMLVSKESGKVTGATIIGPGAAEMMQFVAVAMKMGATKEDFDRTCAIHPSMAEEMVTLKDPVRSLS; from the coding sequence ATGGAATTCGACTATGATCTCTTCGTCCTCGGCGGTGGTTCGGGGGGAGTCCGCGCCGCACGGCTGACCGCGCTCGACGGGCACAAGGTCGCGCTGGCCGAGGAAAGTCGCATGGGCGGCACCTGCGTGATCCGTGGCTGCGTCCCGAAGAAGCTGATGGTCTTCGCCTCCGAGATGCCGTGGACCGTTGATCTGGCGCGCAATTACGGCTGGGACGCCGAGCCGGGTCGCTTCGACTGGGACGCCTTCCGTGACCGGATGCATTCCGAGCTGGACCGGCTCGAAAACGCCTACGAGACCAATGCCGAGAAGGCGGGTGTCGAGATCTTCAAGCAGCGGGCCCGCCTCACGGATGCCCATACCGTCGAGCTGGCGGACGGGACCACCAAGACCGCCAAGCACATCCTGATCGCCGTCGGTGGCCACCCGGTGCGCCCCGACATGGAGAATGCCGATCTGGGCATCGTGTCGGACGACGTGTTCCACCTCGAGGCGTTGCCCAAGAAACTCCTGATCGTGGGCGGCGGATATATCGGCTGCGAGTTCGCGGGCGTGTTCAACGGGATGGGCGTCGAGACTTCGATGTTCATCCGCAAGGCGCAGATCCTGCGCGGCTTCGACGACGAGGCGCGGGGCCATGTCGCCGATTGCATGCAGCAGCGCGGTATCACGATCCACACCGGCTGCGCGCCGACCGCCATCGAGGAGCGGGATGGCGGCATCTGGGTCAAGGGCTCGAACGGGCACGAGGAGGTGTTCGACGCGATGCTCTGGGCGACGGGGCGCAAGCCGAACACCAAGGGGCTGGGCCTCGAGGAGATCGGCGTCGAGCTGAACCGGCAGGGCGCGATCTGCGTCGACGAATACGGCCAGACGGCGGTGCCCTCGATCTTCGCGCTGGGCGACGTGATCGGGAAGGTCGAACTGACCCCCGTGGCCATCCGCGAGGCCGTCGCCTTTCACAAGACGGTCTTCAAGGGCGAGAAGACGGCGATGGATTACGACCTGATCCCGTCGGCCACCTTCACCCAGCCCGAGATGGCGACCTGCGGCCTGACCGAGGAGGAGGCCGAGGAGAAGGAGCCGACCGATGTCTACGCGACCGCCTTCCGGCCCATGCGTCAGGCCTTCGCGGGCGACGAGGAGCGGGTGCTCTTCAAGATGCTGGTCTCGAAGGAGAGCGGCAAGGTCACCGGCGCCACGATCATCGGGCCGGGTGCTGCCGAGATGATGCAATTCGTCGCGGTGGCCATGAAGATGGGCGCCACGAAGGAGGATTTCGACCGGACCTGCGCGATCCATCCCTCGATGGCCGAGGAGATGGTCACCCTGAAGGACCCTGTGCGGTCGCTTTCTTGA
- the hflC gene encoding protease modulator HflC yields the protein MKRSAFLLPIVAVVLVGIFSSLYVVDERQKALVLQFGRVVDVKTDPGLAFKWPLIQDVAYYDDRILSRDIDPIEVTPSDDRRLVVDAFARYRIADLRQFREANPTGGVEQAEQRLDDIIRAQMREVLGSVSSNEILSEDRAALMTRIASGSRSRAANLGLQIIDVRLKRTDLPPQNLDATFARMRAEREREAADEIARGEEAAQRIRAQADRTVVELTSEATRESEIARGEADARRNAIFATAFSEDPEFFEFYRSLTAYTRALQGSNSTLVLSPDSEFFDYLKTDRLPGDDRAPAPPSAAGSVDLGNVAEGDEADVTVEATTDDEAPEATGGNAAPTTTEVEIVPATGN from the coding sequence ATGAAGCGCTCCGCTTTCCTTCTCCCCATCGTGGCCGTCGTGCTCGTGGGCATCTTCTCGTCCCTCTACGTCGTGGACGAACGCCAGAAGGCTCTCGTGCTGCAGTTCGGTCGCGTCGTCGACGTCAAGACGGATCCGGGCCTCGCGTTCAAATGGCCGCTGATTCAGGACGTCGCCTACTACGACGACCGCATCCTGTCGCGCGACATCGACCCGATCGAGGTCACGCCCTCGGATGACCGCCGCCTCGTGGTTGACGCCTTCGCGCGCTACCGGATCGCCGACCTGCGTCAGTTCCGCGAAGCCAACCCGACCGGCGGCGTCGAACAGGCCGAGCAGCGCCTCGACGACATCATCCGGGCGCAGATGCGCGAAGTCCTGGGTTCGGTCTCCTCCAACGAGATCCTGTCCGAGGATCGCGCCGCGCTGATGACGCGGATCGCATCGGGGTCGCGGTCGCGCGCGGCCAATCTGGGGCTTCAGATCATCGACGTGCGCCTCAAGCGCACCGACCTGCCGCCGCAGAACCTTGACGCGACCTTCGCCCGGATGCGGGCCGAGCGCGAACGCGAGGCCGCCGACGAGATCGCGCGCGGCGAGGAAGCCGCCCAGCGGATCCGTGCCCAGGCCGACCGGACCGTGGTCGAGCTGACCTCCGAGGCGACCCGCGAAAGCGAGATCGCCCGAGGCGAGGCCGATGCGCGCCGCAACGCGATCTTCGCGACGGCCTTCAGCGAGGACCCGGAGTTCTTCGAGTTCTACCGCTCGCTGACCGCCTATACGCGAGCGCTGCAGGGGTCCAACTCGACGCTGGTCCTCAGCCCGGATTCGGAGTTCTTCGACTACCTCAAGACCGACCGCCTGCCGGGTGACGACCGCGCGCCGGCACCGCCGTCGGCCGCGGGCTCTGTCGATCTCGGCAACGTCGCCGAGGGGGACGAGGCCGACGTGACGGTCGAGGCCACGACGGATGACGAGGCGCCCGAGGCCACCGGCGGCAACGCCGCGCCCACGACCACCGAGGTCGAGATCGTGCCCGCCACCGGGAACTGA